A single genomic interval of Nonomuraea rubra harbors:
- a CDS encoding FAD-binding oxidoreductase → MSWSGWGDPAKARELPEPVRALLRDLLGVRAPGTPAASLEQVVLPAVALAEPLLGALAKVVGDGHVLTGHEDRVRHTRGKSTPDLLRMRAGDGSDAPDAVVLPGSHEEVAELLRLCSRERVAVVPFGGGTSVVGGLAASREGFAGVIALDLGRLDRLLFVDEESMVAGFEPGVRAPDAERLLAGRGLTLGHFPQSFEYATLGGFAAARSSGQASAGYGRFDDVVVGLTLATPSGTLELGRAPKSAAGPDLRQLVLGSEGAFGVITSLRLRVRRAPAERRYEGWRFASFAEGSAAVRALAQEGPLPTVLRLSDETETMIGLAKPDEIGTGQADASRASDAAAGSGGAGGSGCLLIAGFEGARVGSRHAAASAVLARMGGEPLGPGPGESWEHGRFSAPYLRDSLLAAGATVETLETAGFWANLPRLYDAVRLALLGALGSPLVMCHISHVYETGASLYFTVVTPQDADPVAQWDRAKAAVNAAIVEAGGTITHHHGVGRDHLDAYASELGPVGAGILRAVKAELDPAGILNPGALIPPPAS, encoded by the coding sequence ATGTCGTGGTCGGGGTGGGGCGACCCCGCCAAGGCCCGCGAGCTGCCCGAGCCGGTGCGGGCGCTGCTGCGCGACCTGCTCGGCGTACGCGCGCCCGGCACCCCCGCCGCCTCGCTCGAACAGGTCGTCCTCCCGGCGGTCGCGCTGGCGGAGCCGCTGCTCGGCGCGCTGGCGAAGGTCGTCGGCGACGGGCACGTCCTGACCGGCCACGAGGACCGCGTCCGCCACACGCGCGGCAAGTCCACGCCCGACCTGCTGCGCATGCGCGCGGGCGACGGCTCGGACGCGCCGGACGCCGTGGTGCTGCCCGGCTCGCACGAGGAGGTGGCCGAGCTGCTGCGGCTGTGCTCGCGCGAGCGCGTCGCTGTCGTGCCCTTCGGCGGCGGCACCTCGGTGGTGGGCGGGCTGGCCGCCTCCCGTGAGGGCTTCGCCGGGGTGATCGCGCTCGATCTGGGGAGGCTGGACCGGCTGCTGTTCGTGGACGAGGAGTCCATGGTGGCGGGGTTCGAGCCGGGGGTGCGGGCTCCCGACGCCGAGCGGCTGCTCGCCGGGCGCGGGCTGACGCTCGGGCACTTCCCCCAGTCCTTCGAGTACGCCACGCTCGGCGGCTTCGCCGCCGCCCGGTCCAGCGGGCAGGCGTCGGCCGGGTACGGGCGGTTCGACGACGTGGTGGTCGGGCTCACCCTGGCCACGCCGTCGGGCACGCTGGAGCTCGGGCGCGCTCCCAAGTCGGCCGCCGGGCCCGATCTGCGGCAGCTCGTGCTCGGCTCGGAGGGGGCGTTCGGGGTGATCACGTCACTGCGGCTGCGGGTGCGGCGGGCTCCGGCCGAGCGGCGGTACGAAGGGTGGCGGTTCGCCTCGTTCGCGGAGGGATCCGCCGCTGTGCGGGCGCTCGCCCAGGAAGGGCCGCTGCCGACCGTGCTGCGCCTCTCGGACGAGACCGAGACGATGATCGGCCTCGCCAAGCCGGACGAGATCGGCACGGGACAGGCGGACGCCTCCCGCGCCTCGGACGCAGCGGCCGGGTCGGGTGGCGCGGGTGGCTCCGGGTGCCTGTTGATCGCCGGTTTCGAGGGGGCGCGGGTCGGGAGCCGGCATGCCGCCGCGTCCGCCGTGCTCGCGCGGATGGGCGGCGAGCCGCTCGGGCCCGGGCCGGGGGAGTCGTGGGAGCACGGCCGCTTCTCCGCCCCGTACCTGCGCGACTCCCTGCTCGCCGCCGGGGCCACCGTCGAGACGCTGGAGACGGCCGGTTTCTGGGCGAACCTGCCGCGCCTGTACGACGCGGTCCGGCTGGCCCTGCTCGGCGCGCTCGGCTCGCCGCTCGTCATGTGCCACATCTCGCACGTGTACGAGACCGGCGCCTCCCTCTACTTCACCGTCGTGACCCCGCAGGACGCCGACCCCGTGGCGCAGTGGGATCGGGCCAAGGCGGCGGTGAACGCGGCCATCGTCGAGGCGGGCGGCACGATCACCCACCACCACGGCGTCGGCCGCGACCACCTGGACGCCTACGCGAGCGAGCTCGGGCCCGTCGGCGCGGGCATCCTGCGCGCGGTCAAGGCCGAGCTCGACCCCGCCGGGATACTCAACCCGGGCGCGCTGATCCCGCCGCCCGCCTCGTAG
- a CDS encoding metallophosphoesterase family protein: MESQEARGIDPEFRIKPAVGTHFSFLLLGDTGEGDASQYAVVPGMLKLGEQTSFAIIASDVVYPTGSGNEYGDKFFRPYQDYDAPIYAIPGNHDWYDGLGGFMRVFCDAPPLKPKPDRGLRGLLWRKPETVDEAKLAEARKLRGRPSQQATQPGPYWTIESDSLLIVGVDTGIRNVLDQRQTAWLRAVSLDPRPKVLVTGKPIYTGNAYKPSPLEGGGTIDDIVRDPAHRYVAAIGGDVHNYQRYPVQVGDRVIQYVVSGGGGAFMHATHTIGRVDVGGVHEDAFKCYPLRGDSLSFYSQLYAKRLRMKWLYLTPSEALCIMSEHIRNEPVRTPEGPVKITRRMRWAARLLGAWPWPLRLPVDRVFHRYLSELSDWDTPPFFKQFLHATVTPEELTLRCFAATGCLAQELEPPLEDEVRISLT, translated from the coding sequence GTGGAGTCCCAGGAAGCGCGCGGGATTGATCCGGAATTTCGCATCAAACCGGCTGTCGGGACTCATTTCAGTTTCCTTCTGCTGGGCGATACCGGAGAAGGTGACGCCTCCCAGTACGCCGTTGTTCCCGGAATGCTGAAACTCGGCGAACAGACCTCCTTCGCCATCATCGCCAGCGACGTGGTCTACCCCACCGGATCGGGCAACGAGTACGGAGACAAGTTCTTCCGCCCGTACCAGGACTACGACGCGCCGATCTACGCCATCCCCGGCAACCACGACTGGTACGACGGCCTCGGCGGCTTCATGCGGGTCTTCTGCGACGCGCCGCCGCTCAAGCCGAAGCCGGACCGGGGCCTGCGCGGCCTGCTGTGGCGCAAGCCGGAGACCGTCGACGAGGCGAAGCTGGCCGAGGCGCGCAAGCTCAGGGGCAGGCCGTCGCAGCAGGCGACGCAGCCGGGCCCGTACTGGACGATCGAGAGCGACAGCCTGCTGATCGTGGGCGTCGACACCGGCATCAGGAACGTCCTCGACCAGCGGCAGACGGCCTGGCTGCGGGCGGTCTCGCTCGACCCCAGGCCGAAGGTCCTGGTGACCGGTAAGCCGATCTACACCGGCAACGCCTACAAGCCGTCGCCGCTGGAGGGCGGCGGGACGATCGACGACATCGTGCGCGACCCGGCACACCGGTACGTCGCGGCCATCGGCGGCGACGTGCACAACTACCAGCGCTATCCGGTCCAGGTGGGCGACCGGGTCATCCAGTACGTCGTGTCGGGCGGCGGCGGGGCGTTCATGCACGCCACGCACACCATCGGGCGCGTGGACGTCGGAGGCGTGCACGAGGACGCGTTCAAGTGCTACCCGCTGCGCGGCGACTCGCTGTCCTTCTACAGCCAGCTCTACGCCAAACGGCTGCGGATGAAGTGGCTCTACCTGACGCCCTCCGAGGCGCTGTGCATCATGTCGGAGCACATCAGGAACGAGCCCGTCAGGACCCCTGAAGGGCCCGTGAAGATCACGCGGCGGATGCGGTGGGCGGCGCGGCTGCTCGGCGCCTGGCCGTGGCCGCTGCGGCTGCCCGTGGACCGGGTGTTCCACCGCTACCTGTCCGAGCTGTCCGACTGGGACACGCCGCCGTTCTTCAAGCAGTTCCTGCACGCCACGGTCACCCCCGAGGAGCTGACCCTGCGCTGCTTCGCGGCGACCGGCTGCCTGGCGCAGGAGCTGGAGCCGCCGCTGGAGGACGAGGTGCGCATCAGCCTCACCTGA
- a CDS encoding bifunctional 3'-5' exonuclease/DNA polymerase, with protein MYVVVAGETVLPVGGAARRPADLAREVRELEAAEGPRWVWADARESYPPLLERGVRVARCHDLALTEGLLLAYEGRYGEPRSARAAHARLRGLPVPDEQPSAPGTLFAPEPLGAEAVAEVLADQLRRIAGLPEPGRFRLLVAAESAGALVAAEMSHEGMPWRRDVHDALLTDLLGPRPVHGMRPARLQALADEVAAAFGHPVNPDSVQQLVKAFKGAGVALKTTRQWELKQIDHPAVAPLLAYKELARLFSAHGWTWADQWVRGGRFRPEYVVGGVVSGRWATNGGGALQIPKVMRRVVVADDGWMLIVADAAQLEPRVLAAMAGDVGLARAAGEIDLYSALAQSFGGERANAKIAMLSAMYGGTSGDASKLLAVMRQRFPKAYQFVEDAAKAGEEGRIVRSWLGRTSPPPSERWKELVSGPEGGRAARDRGRFTRNFVVQGTAAEWALALLAVLRGRLPEPARLVFFQHDEVMVHCPAELAEEVIAAVAASAAEASRLLFGATPVRFPMEAVAVKSYADAK; from the coding sequence GTGTACGTCGTGGTCGCAGGGGAGACGGTGCTGCCGGTCGGTGGCGCGGCGCGCCGTCCCGCCGATCTGGCGCGGGAGGTGCGCGAGCTGGAGGCCGCCGAGGGGCCGCGGTGGGTCTGGGCGGACGCGCGGGAGTCGTACCCTCCGCTGCTGGAACGGGGGGTGCGGGTCGCGCGCTGCCACGACCTCGCGCTGACCGAGGGGCTGCTGCTGGCGTACGAGGGCCGCTACGGCGAGCCGCGCTCGGCCAGGGCCGCGCACGCCAGGCTGCGCGGGCTGCCCGTGCCGGACGAGCAGCCGAGCGCGCCCGGCACGCTGTTCGCGCCCGAGCCGCTCGGCGCCGAGGCGGTCGCCGAGGTGCTGGCCGACCAGCTCCGGCGCATCGCCGGGCTGCCCGAGCCCGGCCGGTTCCGGCTGCTGGTGGCGGCCGAGTCGGCGGGCGCGCTGGTCGCGGCCGAGATGTCGCACGAGGGCATGCCGTGGCGCAGGGACGTGCACGACGCGCTGCTGACCGACCTGCTCGGGCCGCGTCCCGTGCACGGCATGCGCCCGGCCAGGCTGCAGGCGCTGGCCGACGAGGTGGCGGCCGCGTTCGGGCACCCGGTCAACCCCGACTCGGTGCAGCAGCTCGTCAAGGCGTTCAAGGGCGCGGGCGTGGCGCTGAAGACGACCAGGCAGTGGGAGCTCAAGCAGATCGACCATCCGGCGGTGGCGCCGCTGCTGGCCTACAAGGAGCTGGCCAGGCTGTTCAGCGCCCACGGGTGGACGTGGGCCGACCAGTGGGTGCGCGGCGGCCGGTTCAGGCCCGAGTACGTGGTGGGCGGCGTCGTGTCCGGGCGGTGGGCCACCAACGGGGGCGGGGCGCTGCAGATCCCCAAGGTGATGCGGCGGGTGGTGGTGGCCGACGACGGGTGGATGCTGATCGTCGCGGACGCGGCGCAGCTGGAGCCGCGGGTGCTGGCGGCGATGGCCGGCGACGTGGGGCTGGCCAGGGCCGCGGGGGAGATCGACCTGTACTCCGCGCTGGCGCAGTCGTTCGGCGGCGAGCGGGCCAACGCCAAGATCGCGATGCTGTCCGCGATGTACGGCGGCACCAGCGGCGACGCCTCCAAGCTGCTGGCCGTGATGCGGCAGCGCTTCCCGAAGGCGTACCAGTTCGTGGAGGACGCGGCCAAGGCGGGGGAGGAGGGGCGGATCGTGCGGTCCTGGCTCGGTCGCACCAGCCCGCCACCGTCGGAGCGGTGGAAGGAGCTGGTGTCGGGGCCCGAGGGCGGGCGGGCGGCCAGGGACCGCGGGCGGTTCACGCGCAACTTCGTGGTGCAGGGCACGGCGGCCGAGTGGGCGCTGGCGCTGCTGGCCGTGCTGCGGGGGCGGCTGCCCGAGCCGGCCCGGCTGGTGTTCTTCCAGCACGACGAGGTGATGGTGCACTGCCCGGCCGAGCTGGCCGAGGAGGTGATCGCGGCCGTGGCGGCCTCGGCGGCCGAGGCCAGCCGGCTGCTGTTCGGCGCGACGCCGGTGCGGTTCCCGATGGAGGCGGTGGCGGTCAAGTCCTACGCGGACGCGAAGTGA
- a CDS encoding MFS transporter: MTSAPTKPAVSPPDRIQHVQRRTLAVLSAAQIVGGVGVAVGLALSSVVVDELSRSTVISGFAGTATVLGAALLALPAAKVSSRGGRRAGLSLAYTAALVGCAVSVLAISLRNWPLLLAGLVLVGGGSAGSLAARYSATDLSPKDRSARHLSLVVWASTIGSVAGPNLAEPADRIGMSLGLVEKAGPFAFAALAFALAVVVILCFLRPDPLKLARAGTREEDPGRNRTIRTAWTTLRTTPMARRALVMIAVSHTAMVSVMSMTPVKLHHDGSNLDVIGLVISLHIAGMYVLSPVVGWLADKAGKVPVLVLGSALLLASAALAGTAGHRVWQVTAALILLGLGWSCGLVAGSALVTESVPIERRPAVQGLSDLLMNVCGATGTIIAGAIVGLLGYGMLGLVVGIMVAVAGAWLTVVWRRTP; encoded by the coding sequence GTGACCAGTGCCCCCACCAAGCCCGCTGTCTCGCCCCCTGACCGGATTCAGCACGTACAACGGCGGACCCTGGCGGTCCTGTCCGCGGCGCAGATCGTGGGAGGCGTGGGCGTGGCCGTCGGGCTGGCGCTCAGCTCGGTCGTCGTGGACGAGCTGTCCCGGTCGACGGTGATCAGCGGCTTCGCGGGCACGGCCACCGTGCTGGGCGCGGCGCTGCTGGCCCTGCCCGCCGCCAAGGTGTCGAGCAGGGGCGGGCGCCGGGCGGGGCTGTCGCTGGCGTACACGGCGGCGCTGGTGGGCTGCGCGGTCTCGGTGCTGGCCATCAGCCTGCGCAACTGGCCGCTGCTGCTGGCGGGCCTGGTGCTCGTCGGCGGCGGCAGCGCGGGCAGCCTGGCGGCCCGCTACTCGGCCACCGACCTGTCGCCGAAGGACCGCTCGGCCCGCCACCTGTCGCTGGTCGTCTGGGCCTCGACCATCGGCTCGGTCGCCGGCCCGAACCTGGCCGAGCCCGCCGACCGGATCGGCATGAGCCTCGGGCTGGTGGAGAAGGCGGGGCCGTTCGCGTTCGCGGCCCTGGCGTTCGCGCTGGCGGTGGTCGTCATTCTCTGCTTCCTCCGCCCCGACCCGCTCAAGCTCGCCCGGGCCGGTACGCGCGAGGAGGACCCCGGACGCAACCGCACGATCCGCACGGCCTGGACGACCCTGCGCACCACCCCCATGGCCCGCCGCGCCCTGGTCATGATCGCCGTCAGCCACACGGCGATGGTCTCCGTCATGTCCATGACCCCGGTCAAGCTCCACCACGACGGCTCGAACCTGGACGTCATCGGCCTGGTGATCAGCCTGCACATCGCCGGCATGTACGTGCTCTCGCCGGTCGTGGGCTGGCTGGCCGACAAGGCGGGCAAGGTGCCGGTGCTGGTGCTCGGCTCGGCCCTGCTGCTGGCCTCCGCCGCCCTCGCCGGCACGGCGGGCCACCGGGTGTGGCAGGTGACCGCGGCGCTGATACTGCTCGGCCTGGGCTGGTCGTGCGGCCTGGTGGCCGGCTCGGCGCTGGTCACGGAGTCGGTGCCGATCGAGCGCCGCCCGGCCGTGCAGGGGCTGTCGGACCTGCTGATGAACGTCTGCGGCGCCACGGGCACGATCATCGCCGGCGCGATCGTCGGGCTGCTCGGCTACGGCATGCTCGGCCTGGTGGTCGGCATCATGGTCGCCGTGGCCGGCGCCTGGCTGACCGTCGTCTGGCGCCGCACGCCCTGA
- a CDS encoding MOSC domain-containing protein, protein MKLASISRYPVKSTSGHEVTEAEVQPWGLAGDRRHVITDESGAVLTARQEPRLLACVPVLNSGVLDGGVLDGGVLDGGVLTLTGPHAEPLTVAPTGPRSVVHLPRTSVEVTDCGDAAAAWLSGLAGRPVRLGWLDDPARRPVDPAYGRPEDRVSLADAFPLLLTTTASLARLNDWIAGTALELGEEPRPIPMRRFRPNVVIDGVTEPFAEDEWKRLRIGEVEFRVSKGCDRCVLTTVDTTTYRKGKEPLRTLARHRRRNGKVWFGVNLIPDLIPGTYGRLAQGDPVLVL, encoded by the coding sequence ATGAAGCTGGCGAGCATCTCCCGCTACCCCGTCAAGTCCACCTCGGGGCACGAGGTCACCGAGGCCGAGGTGCAGCCGTGGGGGCTGGCCGGCGACCGCCGCCACGTCATCACCGACGAGAGCGGCGCGGTGCTCACCGCCCGCCAGGAGCCGCGCCTGCTGGCCTGCGTGCCTGTGCTCAACAGCGGCGTGCTCGACGGCGGCGTGCTCGACGGCGGCGTGCTCGACGGCGGGGTGCTCACGCTGACGGGCCCGCACGCGGAGCCGCTGACGGTGGCGCCCACCGGCCCGAGGTCTGTCGTGCACCTGCCGAGGACGTCCGTGGAGGTCACCGACTGCGGCGACGCCGCGGCCGCGTGGCTGAGCGGGCTGGCGGGGCGGCCGGTGCGGCTCGGGTGGCTCGACGACCCGGCCCGCCGCCCGGTCGACCCGGCGTACGGCAGGCCGGAGGACCGGGTGAGCCTGGCCGACGCGTTCCCGCTGCTGCTCACCACGACGGCCTCGCTGGCCCGCCTCAACGACTGGATCGCCGGCACCGCGCTGGAGCTCGGCGAGGAGCCGCGGCCGATCCCCATGCGCAGGTTCCGGCCGAACGTGGTGATCGACGGCGTGACGGAGCCGTTCGCCGAGGACGAGTGGAAGCGCCTGCGCATCGGGGAGGTGGAATTCCGCGTGAGCAAGGGGTGCGATCGCTGCGTGCTGACCACGGTCGACACCACGACCTACCGCAAGGGCAAGGAGCCGCTCAGGACGCTCGCCCGGCACCGCAGGCGGAACGGCAAGGTCTGGTTCGGCGTGAACCTGATCCCCGACCTGATTCCCGGAACGTACGGGCGCCTGGCCCAAGGCGATCCCGTTCTCGTGCTCTGA
- a CDS encoding Cmx/CmrA family chloramphenicol efflux MFS transporter, translated as MPLAVYILGLSIFAQGTSELMLAGLLPELARDLGVSVPDAGLLISAFAIGMLVGAPVLAVVTLRWPRRTVLLAFLGLFALSHVAGALTSSYGVLFATRVVGAFVYAGFWAVAASTAIGLVPANARAKAMSVLAGGLTVATVIGLSAGTVIGQHLGWRAAFWAVAALSALAGIGVFATIPGGRPDRDGTPRVSDELRALSRPALWLAYGTTALTTGALLSSFSYLSPLLTEVTGLDPAWVPAVLGLYGVGALLGITVGGRIADARPYPLLYAGVTGLILTSAALAASAPVALLAIPLIFLLGAFGFGTNPALNSRPFALARNAPTLAAGMNVASFNVGITAGPWAGGLAIEAGLGYASVAWIGAAIGVAGLAAVALGATLHRRSTLVQELSGTREIRSAV; from the coding sequence ATGCCGTTGGCGGTCTACATACTGGGGCTCTCGATCTTCGCTCAGGGCACCTCCGAGCTCATGCTGGCCGGGCTGCTCCCCGAGCTGGCGCGCGATCTCGGGGTGTCGGTGCCGGACGCGGGGCTGCTGATCTCGGCGTTCGCGATCGGGATGCTGGTGGGCGCGCCGGTGCTGGCCGTCGTCACGTTGCGGTGGCCGCGCCGTACGGTGCTGCTGGCGTTCCTGGGGCTGTTCGCGCTGTCGCACGTGGCGGGCGCGCTGACGTCCAGCTACGGCGTGCTGTTCGCCACCCGCGTGGTCGGCGCCTTCGTCTACGCGGGCTTCTGGGCCGTGGCGGCCAGCACCGCGATCGGACTGGTGCCCGCGAACGCCCGCGCCAAGGCGATGAGCGTGCTGGCCGGAGGGCTCACCGTGGCCACCGTCATCGGCCTGTCCGCGGGCACGGTGATCGGGCAGCACCTGGGCTGGCGGGCGGCGTTCTGGGCGGTCGCCGCGCTGTCGGCGCTGGCCGGCATCGGCGTGTTCGCCACGATCCCCGGCGGCCGCCCCGACCGGGACGGCACGCCCCGCGTGTCCGACGAGCTGCGCGCGCTGTCCAGGCCCGCCCTCTGGCTCGCCTACGGCACCACCGCGCTGACCACCGGCGCGCTGCTGTCGTCCTTCAGCTACCTCAGCCCGCTGCTGACCGAGGTCACGGGCCTGGACCCGGCCTGGGTGCCCGCCGTGCTCGGCCTGTACGGGGTGGGCGCCCTGCTCGGCATCACCGTCGGCGGCCGGATCGCCGACGCGCGGCCGTACCCGCTGCTGTACGCCGGCGTCACCGGCCTGATCCTGACCTCGGCCGCCCTGGCCGCGTCCGCGCCCGTGGCCCTGCTCGCCATCCCGCTGATCTTCCTGCTCGGCGCGTTCGGCTTCGGCACCAACCCCGCCCTGAACTCCCGCCCCTTCGCCCTGGCCAGGAACGCCCCCACGCTGGCCGCCGGCATGAACGTGGCCTCCTTCAACGTCGGCATCACCGCCGGCCCCTGGGCGGGCGGCCTGGCCATCGAGGCCGGCCTCGGCTACGCGTCCGTCGCCTGGATCGGCGCCGCGATCGGCGTGGCGGGCCTGGCCGCCGTCGCGCTCGGCGCCACCCTGCACCGCCGGAGCACGCTCGTCCAGGAGCTGTCCGGAACCCGTGAGATACGGTCAGCCGTATGA
- a CDS encoding TetR/AcrR family transcriptional regulator, with protein sequence MARPRKFEEDLAIEAAMRAFWSAGYEATSTQDLCAATGLGRSSIYNTFASKHDLFERSLRHYMDERNAGLAELMEGELPIREKIRTVLWWAVEPDPRDPAGCLVVNSLVELGPRDPEIAELLRRDNDKRVGIVRTALEAARTRGELDADRDPLALARFLAATVSGLRVTARGGADRATLESIANTALSAF encoded by the coding sequence ATGGCACGACCGCGGAAGTTCGAGGAGGACCTGGCGATCGAGGCGGCCATGCGCGCGTTCTGGAGCGCGGGCTACGAGGCCACCTCGACGCAGGACCTGTGCGCGGCCACCGGGCTCGGGCGCAGCAGCATCTACAACACCTTCGCGAGCAAGCACGACCTGTTCGAGCGATCGCTGCGGCACTACATGGACGAGCGCAACGCCGGGCTCGCCGAGCTCATGGAGGGCGAGCTGCCGATCAGGGAGAAGATCAGGACCGTGCTGTGGTGGGCGGTCGAGCCCGATCCCCGCGACCCGGCCGGCTGCCTGGTGGTGAACTCGCTGGTCGAGCTGGGCCCGCGTGACCCGGAGATCGCGGAGCTGCTGCGCCGCGACAACGACAAGCGGGTCGGGATCGTCAGGACCGCGCTCGAGGCGGCCCGCACCCGCGGCGAGCTCGACGCGGACCGGGACCCGCTCGCCCTGGCCCGCTTCCTGGCCGCGACGGTCAGCGGCCTGCGCGTCACGGCCCGCGGCGGGGCCGACCGGGCCACGCTCGAGTCGATCGCGAACACCGCGCTGTCCGCCTTCTGA
- a CDS encoding serine/threonine-protein kinase → MRRDGGGNMAADRLLSGPGSEGGATGGAPQSQGRLIGRRYRLMSPVGRGGMGMVWHAHDVLLDRDVAVKELILPYGLDNAGKQVAHRRMLREARSAARLTHPGIVTVHDVVEEDGRPWIVMELVRAWSLEQAVRQSGPLPVIQAAEIGIRVLDALMHAHAAGILHRDIKPGNVLLTQDRVVLTDFGIAAIEGDVSITQTGLLMGSPAYIPPERLSSQPITQAADLWSFGATLYAAVEGRPPYEGPDPVAVLGAVLTQDPIRPQRAGSLMPVIEGLLRKNPAERLTATQVIEMLEAVLRAHGAPRPRAPETLPSQSDPTPAGLLPPLETPSGPMPSRIVETPSGPVRVPYDPLNSPSGGHSMPYDGMTSPSGSHRTDQLPPLPRTPGQQQGPYDSLASSSGPYDSLSSPSGPYDSLAGPSGPYDSLAGSSGPYDSLSSSSGPYDSLVAPSGPQQPPFGAPTGPRVGRRGADDLDDPSGPHPQPILPLTTDSRNSSATPWPLASPDDLREQSRDLSHDVSRSRLASLPGGGPRPGKSRRRVEDDEGGPWIRDGRPTPLTIISSLVAVAVVAGAVWIVLTGGSPQTPVTASATVSESATTENATEPSIIPEGYVEHTGPGFSAAVPDDWKLATSGGVATFSGPKDSGMRILVERAAPQSDGGLSELGRLEADGGMESYIQVQLQTVRYRTWQAADWEYTYTTPNGVPMHALTRYVSIDDTAAFKITMDLPDLKWDDQADTRKVFLNTFRQAT, encoded by the coding sequence ATGAGGCGAGATGGGGGCGGGAACATGGCAGCCGACCGCTTGCTCAGCGGGCCCGGCTCAGAGGGAGGTGCCACGGGGGGCGCTCCGCAGAGCCAGGGACGCCTGATCGGCAGGCGCTACCGACTGATGTCGCCCGTAGGCAGAGGCGGCATGGGCATGGTGTGGCACGCCCACGACGTGCTGCTCGACAGGGACGTGGCCGTCAAGGAGCTGATCCTGCCCTACGGCCTGGACAACGCGGGCAAGCAGGTGGCCCACCGGCGCATGCTGCGCGAGGCCCGGTCGGCCGCGCGGCTGACGCACCCGGGCATCGTGACGGTGCACGACGTGGTCGAGGAGGACGGCCGGCCCTGGATCGTGATGGAGCTGGTCCGGGCGTGGTCGCTGGAGCAGGCCGTACGCCAGAGCGGGCCGCTCCCGGTGATCCAGGCGGCCGAGATCGGCATCCGGGTGCTCGACGCGCTCATGCACGCGCACGCCGCCGGGATCCTGCACCGCGACATCAAGCCGGGCAACGTCCTGCTGACCCAGGACCGGGTGGTGCTGACCGACTTCGGCATCGCGGCCATCGAGGGCGACGTCTCGATCACCCAGACGGGCCTGCTCATGGGGTCGCCGGCGTACATCCCGCCGGAGCGCCTGTCCAGCCAGCCGATCACGCAGGCGGCGGACCTGTGGTCGTTCGGCGCGACCCTGTACGCCGCCGTCGAGGGCCGCCCGCCGTACGAGGGGCCCGACCCGGTGGCGGTGCTCGGCGCGGTGCTCACCCAGGACCCGATCAGGCCACAGCGGGCCGGCTCGCTGATGCCCGTGATCGAGGGCCTGCTGCGCAAGAACCCGGCCGAGCGGCTCACCGCCACGCAGGTGATCGAGATGCTGGAGGCGGTGCTGCGCGCGCACGGCGCGCCCAGGCCGCGCGCCCCCGAGACGCTGCCCAGCCAGTCCGACCCGACCCCGGCCGGGCTGCTGCCCCCGCTGGAGACCCCGTCGGGGCCGATGCCCTCGCGCATCGTGGAGACGCCGTCGGGGCCGGTGCGGGTGCCGTACGACCCGCTGAACAGCCCGTCGGGCGGCCACTCGATGCCCTACGACGGGATGACGAGCCCGTCGGGCAGCCACCGCACCGACCAGCTCCCCCCGCTGCCGCGCACCCCCGGCCAGCAGCAGGGCCCGTACGACTCACTGGCCAGTTCGTCGGGTCCGTACGACTCGCTGAGCAGCCCGTCAGGTCCGTACGACTCACTGGCCGGCCCCTCGGGGCCGTACGACTCACTGGCCGGTTCCTCGGGGCCGTACGACTCGCTGAGCAGTTCCTCCGGTCCGTACGACTCGCTCGTGGCCCCGTCCGGCCCGCAGCAGCCGCCGTTCGGCGCGCCGACCGGCCCCCGGGTGGGCCGCCGCGGCGCCGACGACCTGGACGACCCGAGCGGCCCGCACCCCCAGCCGATCCTGCCGCTGACCACGGACAGCCGGAACTCCTCCGCCACCCCGTGGCCGCTGGCCTCTCCCGACGACCTGCGCGAGCAGTCGCGCGACCTGTCGCACGACGTCTCCCGCAGCCGCCTGGCCTCGCTGCCCGGCGGGGGCCCGCGGCCCGGCAAGAGCCGGCGCCGGGTGGAGGACGACGAAGGCGGCCCGTGGATCCGCGACGGCCGGCCCACGCCGCTCACGATCATCAGCTCCCTGGTGGCCGTGGCCGTCGTGGCGGGCGCCGTGTGGATCGTCCTGACGGGCGGCTCGCCGCAGACGCCGGTCACCGCCTCCGCCACCGTCTCCGAGAGCGCCACGACGGAGAACGCGACCGAGCCGTCGATCATCCCCGAGGGTTACGTGGAGCACACGGGCCCCGGGTTCTCGGCCGCCGTGCCCGACGACTGGAAGCTCGCGACGTCCGGCGGCGTGGCCACGTTCAGCGGCCCGAAGGACTCCGGCATGCGCATCCTGGTCGAGCGGGCCGCCCCGCAGAGCGACGGCGGGCTGTCGGAGCTGGGCAGGCTGGAGGCGGACGGCGGCATGGAGAGCTACATCCAGGTGCAGCTCCAGACCGTCCGCTACCGCACCTGGCAGGCCGCCGACTGGGAGTACACCTACACCACCCCCAACGGTGTCCCCATGCACGCCCTGACCAGGTACGTCTCCATCGACGACACCGCCGCCTTCAAGATCACGATGGATCTGCCCGACCTGAAGTGGGACGACCAGGCCGACACGCGCAAGGTGTTCCTCAACACGTTCCGGCAGGCCACCTGA